A single region of the Palaemon carinicauda isolate YSFRI2023 chromosome 17, ASM3689809v2, whole genome shotgun sequence genome encodes:
- the LOC137655991 gene encoding serine/arginine repetitive matrix protein 1-like, with product MWDVYVLFGDGPSRPLPPLPRSTAPSPSGEKASGVKSLALVRAPAHLRAVERRSSSPHQPSPVRQRSPTRQRSPVRQRSPTRQRSPVRRRSPARQHAPGRALHLKDGQCSPTRQRSPSRQRLSGRALQPVKNQRSPTCQRSPAHQRSPARQLSPGHPEKVQRLPTRQRSPSRQISTASQLSLGHPHPEKQQLPDGRAAHRLSPEGLVVTTPKGREIPFSPAGIADTASVTRLPWFRHMIKAVVQAIKPSSTDKRRDPGMGSPPLKKRKGVGFVDFLSEFHPWRYPAGCAAGDHCRWLLPPLPPPPPPPPPPPPPPPLPPASQTPSILCTQRSIRNAKVPSARSAARTFTGMVRVGLTTLVRRKRATSNTGIQSPAQSAKASLMRDLTTPRP from the exons ATGTGGGACGTTTATGTCCTCTTTGGAGacggaccctcacgccctttgccccctttgccgaggtcaacg gcaccgtctCCTTCCGGGGAAAAGGCctctggggttaagtccctggccctTGTGCGCGCACCTGCGCACTTGCGTGCAGTTGAGCGTAGATCTTCGTCTCCTCATCAACCAtcgcctgttcgccagcgctctccaacgcgccagcgatctcctgttcgccagcgctctccaacgcggcagcgatctcctgtgcgccggcgctctcctgctcgccagcacgcccCTGGGCGCGCTCTTCATCTTAAGGATGGTcaatgctcaccaacgcgccagcgatctccttctcgccagcgcctttctgggcgtgctcttcagcctgtgaagaaCCAGCGCTCCCcaacgtgccagcgatctcctgcgcaccagcgctctcccgcgcgccagctctctcctggacatccagagaaggtgcaacgccttccaacgcgccagcgatctccttctcgccagaTCTCCACTGCTAGCCAGCTCTCCTTAGGGCACCCCCAccctgagaagcaacaacttcctgatgggcgcGCTGCTCACCGTCTCTCGCCT gaaggcctcGTGGTGaccactcctaagggtcgcgagatccccttttctccagcggggattgctgacacagcgtcagttacccgtctaccatggttccgccacatgatcaaggcggtggtccaggctatcaagccttccagcactgatAAGAGGCGGGACCCTGGGatgggttctccaccgttgaagaaaaggaaaggagtgggcttcgtg gacttcctgtctgagTTCCATCCATGGCGCTACCCTGCCGGCTGCGCTGCCGGCGACCACTGCCGGTGGCTtctgccgccgctgccgccgccgccgccgccgccgccgccgccgccgccgccgccgccgctgccgccggcttctcagacaccttccatcttatgtaccca gaggagtataagAAATGCGAAAGTCCCTTCTGCTCGGtccgccgcccggacttttacgggcatggtgCGTGTCGGACTCACGACCCTTGTACGGCGAAAAAGGGCAACCTCAAAtactgggatccagtctcctgcccagtctgcaaaggcctccttgatgagggatttgacaaccccccgtccttag